The window gtgagagagagtcaaAATAAATCTTATAAGGGAATAGAATTGGGGAATATACAGAGTctgtttgatggtttttctgGTGATGATGAACTGGGGGTTTAGGGAAATACTGGttgaaggtcaggggtcattaAGACATGCTGGAACAGCGCACGGAGGGCGAGCCCATCTGGGTCAGAACCTTGTCCAGCCACTGGAGAGGCCCATTGAGGTGCAGCTCGATCCAGCAGGGAGTGCTGGTTACTGTCTGGCGTCTGcaacaacagacacacaggtgtttagacagacagacagacagacatacagtccTTACCTGTGTCCAATGCCCCCTAGATTGTAAGCCTCCCAGCTTCAAACccacctcccagcctcaccccttccccaccccccatAACCCTCACCTGtactcagccccccagcccttgACAAAGCTCATGCGGATGGTGCACATGCGAGTCAGCTGGTAGACAGCCTCGAAGCCCTGGTTCACAGACTGGGCCAGCAGGGCTGCAAACTCCTGGTTGTTGAAGATCTTCAGGTTACAGCCTGGTGAAGAAAACACATCATTAtccttctcatctctcccctttctcctctcctcccccctgtcctcccccctctcctcccccctgtcctcccccctctcctcccccctgtcctcccccctgtcctcccccctgtcctcccccctgtcctcccccctctcctcccccctgtcctcccccctctcctcccccctctcctcccccctctcctcccccctgtcctctcaccAGGTGGAATCTTGCAGACGGTTGCCGGGTGCCAGCCGTAGCGTTGGTTACAGTTGGGGCTCTGGACAAAGATGGCGCTGTCGCTGAGACACTCTGCGAACACCTCTCCTCCGATGTAGTAAAGACGCACGCCCCtgcctgcactcacacacacacacacacaccaggtgagTGTTGGTATGAGGggaacgtatgtgtgtgtgtgtgtctggggctggccCACCTATATGTCTCCGTGTCATCTCCACGGTAGCGTTGCGGTTGACGTTGGAGAGCAGGCCAAGGCAGAAGCGCTCAGAGTTGGAGGGGTCTGTGAAGCCGTCCACCGTCAGCGAGGGCTGCGAGGCGTGGAAGGTCTCCCCCACCCGCTGGTTCAGCTCGTAGTAGGCTATTGAGCACCAGAACGCCGGCTCTGAGTACGTCACcggctggaggtctggagggggggggggggggggggggacgacagagatggagagacagtgtGAGTGTTGTCGGACAATAGACGGTTGAAGGTCTTCAGGTTCCAGTCTTGTGGAGAGAACATAGAATCAGCGTCTTCTTCTTCCCTCATTCCCGTTCTTCCCTTccccaagtatgtgtgtgtgtgtgtgtgtgtgtttaaatatgtgtgtgtgttaggggtctTGTGTTACCCAGGCCATGACTGACAGGCGACAATGTTCCACTAGGTGACAGTTCAGCTGGAGAACCTAGATGGAAACACAGACTCACTTTACATCACATCTGTCCCGGTCCTAATGTACTACATGCTAGAACTGTACTACCCTAGTACACTAGACCAGGCCCACACTCGTACCTGTGTCCATGGACTGGTTCAGGGGTTGATCGCTGGTCTCTCCATCCTCACTTATGTATCCCGGTGGAGGGGTCTCTGTAACACAAGAGAGGTgttggaggaggggtgtgtataggagaagaagtgtgtgtgtgtgtgtgagagtgagtgagtgagtgagtgagtgagtgagtgagtgagtgagtgagagagagagagactgacctgGGATGTAGTTGTTGGGGGGCTCCATGCCTGCAGGGAAGTTGGTGTTCTcagggatggagtgtgtgtagtCGTCCAGAGGGGGGAGCTCTGTCAGGATCTCTGTATGTCTGGGAACCAGCACTGGAGgaaggactggaggagaggggaggagaggagggggagggtagcggaggacaggagaggcgaggaaggggggggagaagaggagagttcAAATTCCACCCAGCAGACCACATCTCCAGCTGGCCTGTACGGTGccaggtgagaggtcaggggtcgtaCCTGGGGTCTCCACCCTCTGGTAGTGGTAGGGGTTGACGCACACCTCGTCCTTCTTCAGGTGGAAGGCGTACTGGCAGGCCTCCATGGCCCGCAGCTCGTGGTGGCTGTGGAGATCTGGCCAGCGCCACAGGCGACAGTAGATCACATGGGGGAGGCCCTTCCTGTGGGACACCTGGAGACGGCCATCCAGAGacctggggaggaggtggaggaggagtcaaAACTTAATGCTTTAGGACAGCGTTCCTaacgctaaccctaacccgatAATTGGGGCTTCCCTCCTCTAATCCCATTGGAGGACAAAAAAAGGCTTGGGTTCCTCTCCTGACATTTTGTCCTCCGATGGGGTTGGAAGCAGAGCTGGGGCCAGtagtaggacacacacagagacgtttGAGACACAAAGAGGAAGCACACAGGAAGGCGGCGCAGGTCACATGAGCACACTCGAAGGGTCACATGACAGCATGTACACGGTCACGTGGCGAAGCGGAGGGCATAGTCACCTGGTATGGTCAGGGAAGCCGTACATTCCAGAGGTATCCCACTTCTCTATGGTGTGAGCTGAACTCAGACCCCAGATCTCAGAACAGTTGCTGTGGTCAAGAACACATGGCAGGAACACATAAACGGAccaaaaaatcaaataaaaaacgaTGACAAAACGTGAAATCATGATTCCCTCAGACACACGGAGGAGATGGATGACATGAAGATGGTCAAACAGGCAGATGAGTCTTGGTCTAGCATGACAGGATCGATAAAGGTAAGGGTAACAAAAAAAGCAGGaaggaggaaaaaagagagaaagaaagaaagaaagaaaggagagaaggaaggaaggaaaagatgtGTGTAGGAAGCTGGGGATCTCATCTTGCTAGGCGAGTGAAACCGTTCAAACCCCAGCCAGATGACACAAACAAGCACCGAGGCTCTATGGACATGACAAACCACATGTGACAGGTGTATGGTAATGTGTGATGGAAAACAACTGCTCCTTGAGATTCTGAAGCTGCATCACCCCTTTACtcacccctcccactccctcaccctctctcctcccgctccgtatccctcaccctctctcctcccgctccctatccatcaccctctctcctcccgctccctatccctcaccctctctcctcccgctccgtatccctcaccctctctcctcccgctccctatccctcaccctctccttccttccctccctatccctctaAACATGTCTCAGTCCTACGGTTCCAAGGTCAAGTAGGTAGTTACAATTACAACACAGTCTCCCACAGTGGGAAAGGGAAAACAggacggagacagagagatcctACCTGGGATCACAACAGTCAAAAACATTCAACAGACAAATCATTTGATTGATTGGTTTTACCAATCACCTGTCATCTAGACCAGCCAACCTAATTGGTTGACGGGTCAGACAGCTGTGGACACACATGGACAACTAATCCTTGCTTTGATACAGAGTGTGAAAGTGCTGACTCGCTCGTCCTGCTCATGTCatgtgatacaggaagtctgctCACAGGAAGACAGAATCGTGTGACTAGGCCAAGTGGGCACCACAGACACCTAGACAGTCTGACAAATCTACACATCACCTGTCTCCCAGAATAACCAGTCTTGATGATCTGTCGATCACCTGTCAACCTCAGTAACTGACCTCTTGATAACCTCTCGAGAGGGGGTGACTGAGTTAGTACATTAACTTTACactaatcagtgtgtgtgtcagtgaaggGAATCCATCCCATCTGAACAGCCCAGCATGCCATAGAGCGCCCACGgctttgttgttgctgctgcatgTCAGAACAACCAGCTGAGTCTGGCAGGAAAACAGGAAATCCTCCTGAACAGCTAGCCCTGGCTGGGTTTCACTTCTGCAGTTTCCAGCAACATAGACATGGCCGTCTGTCCTTTGAACCCCCGAAACtgagatgtgtgtctgtgtgtgtgtgtttgcatgtggggtggggggggcgtgcAAGTGAGTGCGTGACTAGGAGAGCTTAGCAGATATATCTATTGATGATCTACTGCTCGGAtaatgatatgtgtgtgtgtgtgtgtgggtgcgcctCTTTACCTAGGGATGGTGACACACTTGGTGTTGCAGTTCTGGGAGCTGAtggccttctccagctcctccagctgccCCGTCTTCTTCAGCTTCTTCACCAGGCTCTTCACAGCCTTCTCACACCACTTCTCCTCCTGGGCGTTGAGCTCCACCCCTCCGCTGCCAGCGCCGCCGGAGCCCGCCGGACTCTTTTTCCAACCCAGGAGACGCTTCACCACCGGGGGCGTGAAGGGCAGGATGGAGGACATGGTGGGCAAGTGgatgggggtttggggggggggagggcaacAGTGAAGGGGGGAGAACAGTCGTCCCCTCCTGGaaccagggaggggagggtggaggtgggcaggAATGTCGGGACACAAAGGAGTGTGCACAGCAATGGCACAGGCACTTGTAGGCTGACTTCACCTCTGACTCGACGAGGCAGGGAGCACTTGTTTGGGGTTCTGCCACAAACACATAGACAGGCACATAAATCAGAGATAGTGGTGAGACGGATGTGATACGAAGTCGGAGGCTATACCTGTGCAGCTCCGTTAGAACTGAGTATCGGAAGTTAATAATTTTAGATAGAGCACTATGTAGTTAACTGGAGCAGAAAGAGACTCAGGAGCCTAATTTTAAGTGCACGCGCATTTAACATAATATGAGAACTGGGTTGAATTAAACTGTCAGTTTCCAAAGCACAAAGATCCGTTCATTCGAATCAAAAGACAATCCTATCACATACTTAGCGGCGAA of the Osmerus eperlanus chromosome 14, fOsmEpe2.1, whole genome shotgun sequence genome contains:
- the smad2 gene encoding mothers against decapentaplegic homolog 2 isoform X2, with the translated sequence MSSILPFTPPVVKRLLGWKKSPAGSGGAGSGGVELNAQEEKWCEKAVKSLVKKLKKTGQLEELEKAISSQNCNTKCVTIPRSLDGRLQVSHRKGLPHVIYCRLWRWPDLHSHHELRAMEACQYAFHLKKDEVCVNPYHYQRVETPVLPPVLVPRHTEILTELPPLDDYTHSIPENTNFPAGMEPPNNYIPETPPPGYISEDGETSDQPLNQSMDTGSPAELSPSGTLSPVSHGLDLQPVTYSEPAFWCSIAYYELNQRVGETFHASQPSLTVDGFTDPSNSERFCLGLLSNVNRNATVEMTRRHIGRGVRLYYIGGEVFAECLSDSAIFVQSPNCNQRYGWHPATVCKIPPGCNLKIFNNQEFAALLAQSVNQGFEAVYQLTRMCTIRMSFVKGWGAEYRRQTVTSTPCWIELHLNGPLQWLDKVLTQMGSPSVRCSSMS
- the smad2 gene encoding mothers against decapentaplegic homolog 2 isoform X1 — protein: MSSILPFTPPVVKRLLGWKKSPAGSGGAGSGGVELNAQEEKWCEKAVKSLVKKLKKTGQLEELEKAISSQNCNTKCVTIPSNCSEIWGLSSAHTIEKWDTSGMYGFPDHTRSLDGRLQVSHRKGLPHVIYCRLWRWPDLHSHHELRAMEACQYAFHLKKDEVCVNPYHYQRVETPVLPPVLVPRHTEILTELPPLDDYTHSIPENTNFPAGMEPPNNYIPETPPPGYISEDGETSDQPLNQSMDTGSPAELSPSGTLSPVSHGLDLQPVTYSEPAFWCSIAYYELNQRVGETFHASQPSLTVDGFTDPSNSERFCLGLLSNVNRNATVEMTRRHIGRGVRLYYIGGEVFAECLSDSAIFVQSPNCNQRYGWHPATVCKIPPGCNLKIFNNQEFAALLAQSVNQGFEAVYQLTRMCTIRMSFVKGWGAEYRRQTVTSTPCWIELHLNGPLQWLDKVLTQMGSPSVRCSSMS